The following proteins come from a genomic window of Miscanthus floridulus cultivar M001 chromosome 2, ASM1932011v1, whole genome shotgun sequence:
- the LOC136540719 gene encoding RING-H2 finger protein ATL8-like, which produces MASPARRLLQTNSAQYPTLPAAEPPSPLAVDSDVVVILAALLCVVGLAAAARCARSRAAPSTAQAAARRGLKKKALRALPSLAYEDAVAAAAAGAGEAKVLAECAICLSEFTPREEVRVLPQCGHAFHVACIDTWLAAHSSCPSCRRVLVVADAADKRPPQPKRCRKCEAAMDEEASSSSGSGGDTAAGS; this is translated from the coding sequence ATGGCGTCGCCGGCGCGGCGTCTCCTGCAGACCAACTCCGCCCAGTACCCGACGCTCCCCGCGGCCGAGCCACCGAGCCCGCTGGCCGTCGACTCCGACGTGGTCGTCATCCTCGCCGCGCTCCTCTGCGTCGTggggctcgccgccgccgcccggtgcGCGCGCTCCCGCGCCGCGCCCTCCACCGCCCAGGCAGCCGCCAGGAGGGGCCTCAAGAAGAAGGCGCTCAGGGCGCTGCCGAGCCTCGCCTACGAGGACGCCGTGGCGGCCGCCGCGGCCGGGGCCGGGGAGGCGAAGGTCCTGGCGGAGTGCGCCATCTGCCTGTCGGAGTTCACGCCCAGGGAGGAGGTTCGCGTGCTGCCGCAGTGCGGCCACGCCTTCCACGTCGCGTGCATCGACACCTGGCTCGCCGCCCACTCCTCCTGCCCCTCGTGCCGCCGCGTCCTCGTCGTCGCCGACGCCGCCGATAAGCGGCCGCCCCAACCCAAGCGCTGCCGCAAGTGCGAGGCGGCTATGGACGAGGAGGCCTCCTCGTCGTCCGGTTCCGGCGGCGACACGGCTGCCGGTTCCTGA